From Pseudomonas sp. G2-4:
ATCCGAACTGGCATAGACCTCGGCCAAGGCCCGTAGCTGCGCGTTGGAGCCGAAGACCAGATCGACACGCGTGCCGGTCCATTTGACCTGGCCGGTCTTGCGGTCGCGGGCTTCGAATGTTTCCTGGGTCTCGGAAAGTGGTTTCCATTCCACGCCCATGTCCAGCAAGTTGACGAAGAAGTCATTGGTCAGCGCTTCTGGCCGTTGGGTGAAGACCCCGTGGGCAGTCTGGCCGACATTGGTATTCAATACCCGCAGGCCACCGATGAGTGCAGTCATTTCCGGTGCGCTGAGGGTCAACAGTTGTGCCTTGTCGATCAACAGCGCCTCGGCGGGTACGCGGTATCGACCCTTGAGGTAGTTACGAAAGCCGTCAGCGATGGGTTCGAGAAAGCCGAACGACTCAACGTCCGTCTGCGCCTGGCTCGCATCCATACGTCCCGGTGAGAAAGGCACTGTTACGCTGACCCCGGCATTTTTTGCCGCCTGTTCGACGCCAGCGCTGCCGGCCAGCACGATCAGGTCCGCCAGCGAGATCTTCTTGCCGTCGGCCTGGGCGCTGTTGAACTCGCTCCGGACCGTTTCCAGGGTCGTCAGCACCTTGGCCAATTGTTCTGGCTGGTTGGCCGCCCAATCCTTCTGCGGGGCCAGGTGCAGACGCCCACCGTTGGCGCCGCCGCGTTTGTCGGAACCACGGAAGGTGGAAGCAGCCGCCCACGCGGTAGACACAAGCTGTGAAACCGACAGGCCCGAGGCCAGCAATTTGCCCTTGAGGGCGGCGATGTCACTGTCGTTGACCAGCGGATGGTCGACCGCCGGGATAGGGTCCTGCCACAGCAGCTCCTCATTGGGCAGTTCCGGACCCAGGTAGCGCGAGAGCGGGCCCATGTCGCGGTGGATCAGCTTGAACCAGGCGCGGGCGAAGGCGTCGGACAATTGGTCCGGGTTCTCCAGGAAGCGCCGCGAGATTTTTTCGTAGATCGGGTCGAAGCGCAGCGCCAGGTCGGTGGTCAGCATCGTTGGGTTACGCCGCTTGGACGGGTCATGGGCATCCGGAATGATGCCGGCGCCCGCGCCGTTTTTTGGCGTCCACTGGTGCGCGCCGGCCGGACTCTTGGTCAATTCCCACTCGAAACCGAACAGGTTTTCCAGGTAGTTATTGCTCCAGCGGGTGGGCGTGGTGGTCCAGGTCACTTCCAGGCCACTGGTGATGGTGTCGGCGCCTTTGCCCGTGCCGAAGGTGTTCTTCCAACCCAGGCCCTGTTGCTCCAGGCCCGCAGCTTCTGGCTCGGCGCCGACGTTGTCCGCAGGCCCCGCGCCGTGGGTCTTGCCGAAGGCGTGGCCACCCGCGATCAGGGCCACGGTTTCTTCATCGTTCATCGCCATGCGGGCGAAGGTTTCGCGGATGTCCAGCCCGGCGGCGACCGGGTCCGGCTGACCCTCGGGGCCTTCCGGGTTGACGTAGATCAGGCCCATCTGCACGGCGGCCAGCGGGTTCTCCAGGTTGCGTCCTTCGTCAGTGCGGCTTTCCTCGTTGCCCGGCTCGGCCACCAATTGTCCATCACCGGGATCTTGCATGGCGGCTTTATCCGGTTTGCCGTAACGCGTGTCACCGCCCAGCCATTTGTTCTCGGAACCCCAATAGACATCTTCATCCGGCTCCCAGACGTCAGCACGGCCACCGGAAAAACCGAAGGTCTTGAAGCCCATGGACTCCAGGGCGACGTTGCCGGTGAGGACGATCAGGTCGGCCCAGGAAATGTTACGGCCATACTTCTGCTTGATCGGCCAAAGCAGCCGGCGGGCCTTGTCCAGGCTGACGTTGTCCGGCCAACTGTTGAGCGGCGCAAAGCGCTGCTGGCCGGAACCTGCGCCACCGCGTCCGTCACCGGTACGGTAGGTGCCAGCACTGTGCCAGGCCATGCGGACAAAGAGCGGCCCGTAGTGGCCGAAGTCCGCCGGCCACCAGTCCTGGGAGTCGGTCATCAGCGCCCGCAGGTCTGCTTTCAGGGCTTGAAAATCCAGGCTCTTGAAGGCTTGGGCGTAGTCGAAGCCCTCGTCCATGGGGTCGGATAGCGAGGAGTGCTGATGCAGGATCTTCAGATTCAGTTGGTTCGGCCACCAGTCGCGGTTGGTCGTGCCACCGCCAGCGGCGTGATTGAACGGGCATTTCGATTCGTTTGCCATGAGGAGCTACCTTTGGTCGTATTCATCCAGCTATCCAGCCCGGTCGGGCTTCATAGCGGTAGGCGAAATCAATGACGTAGGTGCAGGGCTCACAGTTGCTCAACTGATCGTCATGACCACACGGCAACGCTAGAGAGCGGTCTAGTTGCCAGTACGGTGGCCCACGGCAAGCCCAATACGTTTCTGAACGCTTCGTATCTCTTATCAGGTTTCAACGGGCCGGATTGCACCAGCCTGAATTCAGGCTAGCCCTCCTTTGCCAGATAGCTAATAGGCCCACTATTAACAGTTGATAGGCATAATCTTTTATCGGGTCCCGGAAGTCAGGCAGATGATATGAATGACGCCTGCCGTGACGGACCCGATCATGAACAAATGCCCGCGCAGCACGGCCTTCCATGAAGCGGGTCACGCCCTGGCCTTTTGGTGGAACGGCCAACACATAAAACGCATCACGGTGCGGACCAAGGCCGAAGCCTGCACGGGGCCCCTGTTCGACTTGTGCGGCAACCCGCTATACGCAGAAGGGCTGGTGGAAGCGGACTACCTTGTCCCGCGTCCTGCCTTCGACGCCCGGGGGATCGCTGAGTATTTGCCTTCGATGGTCGATTTCATTGAGCGCGACCTGATCCATTGCTTCTCCGGGCCTGTGGCCGAAGCGGTCTACCGACACCGCAGGTCCGACCGGTTGATCAGAGGCAGCGGTCGCGGTGACCTGGACCGGGGTCACGAACTGATCAGCCTGCTACCCCCACGCAAATTGCTTGTCGCCCAATCCCAGGCCATCGCCCGCTGCAGCTGCCTGGTGCATCGCTACTGGACGGCTGTCAGCGCTGTGGCGAATCTTCTACAACAGCAAGGCGTGGTCGAAGGGAAAACCGTAACGACACTGCTGTGCGAGGTCACGGGGGAGACGCCCGTCCTGCTTGGCAATGGCGTGAAAAGCCTCGATTCGTGACCGGAAGGTGGCAAAAATTCTGACCTGTCTGGGGCCTCAAAAAGGCGTTTACGCTGGGATTGTCGACGCGCTCTGTGAGATACGTCTCTTTTTTGAGTAGAAAATTTCCTCTCCCTTGAACCGAAAAGGATATGCGGGGTCTGGTGTGCGCGCAGTTTTGCGCATCAGCAGCGTGAGTGTTTTTCCGGGCCGCCTGGGTCTTCAGGTGCTTCCCGGGTCGGGTTGAAGGCCGGTATTCGGCTCTTGGTCTGCTCGCGAGCTTGCTGTCATTTCCGTATCGAGGGATCGAACATGTTCTCAGCCGCCCATTGGGCGAGGTTATGCCTGGCTTTTTTGTGCCTTTCTCCGCTAACGCTCGCTTACGCTGCACCCACTCCGGGTGACACGGACCTGATCCGTGAGCGTCAGGATCGCTTGCTTGAAGAGCAGCGTCGGCGCCTCGAACAACTCAAGGACCTGCCCGGCAAATCCGCCGCGCCCCAAGCCCCGGCTGCGCCAGTCGATACCCGTTGTTTCCCGATCAAGACCATCGAGCTCAAGGGCGCCGACGCGTTGTCCGAAGGCGAGCGTCAACGCCTGCTCAAACCTTACCTCAACCAGTGCCTGGGCGTGCCGCAGCTTAACCAGTTGCTCAAGGTCATCACCGATCACTACCTGGAAAAGGGCCTGGTCACCAGTCGCGCCTACTTGCCACAACAGGACCTGTCCAGCGGCCACCTGCAAGTGTTGGTTGTCGAAGGCCGCCTGGAAGGCCTGAAGGGCGCCGAGGGCAGCGGCCTGTCCGAACGGGAGCTGGCCATGAGCTTTCCCGGCAAGTCGGGTGATTTGCTCAACCTGCGGGATATCGAGCAGATGGTCGATCAGCTCAATCGCCTGCCATCGAATCAGGCGACGATGGAGCTGACTCCCGGCCAGAACATCGGCGGCAGCGAAGTGCTGGTCAAGAACACCCCGCAGAAACCTTGGCGCGTCGGCCTTTCGCGGCACAACGACGGCCAGAAGAGTACCGGCGAACAGCAATGGGGGACGTCCCTGGATTGGGACAGCCCCTTGGGCCTGGCCGATCAATTGGCGGTGCGCGGCGGTCACGATGCCGTCAGCGATCACCAGAAAACCTCGCGCAATGCCATGCTCTATTACAACCTGCCGTTTGGCTGGTGGAATGCCAGTTACACCTATAGCCAGAGCGAGTACCGCTCGGTGGTAGCGGCCAACGGCTTCAATTTCAAGCAGACCGGCGACAGCCAGAACCACCAATTGCGCCTGGAGCGAGTGATCCATCGCGACGCCGTGAGCAAGACCTCGCTCAACACCGGTCTGGCCTATCTGCGCACCAACAACTTCGTCGCGGGCAGCAAGCTCAGCGAGAGCAGCAATCGCATCACTGAGGCGCAATTCGGCATCAACCATGGCCGGCGAATTGGTAATGCGTTCGTCAACTTCGACCTGGGCATGCAAGACGGTATCGGTGCCCTCGATGCCCAAGGCGATCATGACCCGGACCGGGGGCAGCCGGATGCGCGCTATCGCAAATACACCGCAACCCTCAGCTACCTGCAGCCTTTCATGCTGGGTGGCGAGTCGTTCAGTTTCAGCAGCCTGATGACCGGCCAGCGCAGCGAAGATCCACTCTTCAGCCCCCAGCGCATGAGCCTGGGTGGACTGTCGTCGATTCGCGGCTACAAGGACCAGACACTGTCCGGCGACAGCGGCGGTTACTGGCGCAACGACCTGCGCTGGAGCCGCCCGGTGACCCTGGAATGGTTGCGCCCGGTGTTCGCCGAATACGGCACCAGCCTCGGCTATGACCTGGGCGTGATTCGCGGCAACCACTACAACGACGATGAGCACGGGCGTGTGTCGAGCAACTCGGTGGAGTTGTTCGCCCGCGGTGAGCACCTGAGCGCCAGCGTCACCTTTGCCCATTCCCTGGAACGCCCGGATGCCCTGACCGAGCGCGAAGCGCCGATCTACTTCCGTGTGGACGCCTTTTTTTAAGCACTGCCTCTTTAACCGCTGCTGCACCGAGACTTGATCATGGACGACCGTCAATACACCCTTCCGGCCCGCCAACCTTCCGCTGCTCCGCAAACCCGCGAGCAATTCTGGGGCATGCCCAAGCGGGGCCTGGCGTTCCTGTTGGCCAACGTCATGTTCTGGCAGCCGCTTTGGGCCCAGGCGGGCGGGATCGTGGTCAGTGCGCCGGGCACCAGCCTCGGTCAAGCGGGCAACGGCGTGCCTATCGTCAACATCGCCAAGCCCAACGGCAGCGGTCTGTCCCACAACAAATTCAAGGACTACAACGTCGGCAGCAACGGCGTGATCCTCAACAATGCCACCAACCCCGCCCAAGCCACGCAACTGGGCGGGATCATCCTGGGTAACCCGAACCTGAAGGGTACGGCCGCCAAGATCATCCTCAACGAAGTCAACGGCGGCAACGCCAGCCAACTGCGCGGCTACACGGAAGTGGCCGGGCAATCGGCCCATGTCATCGTCGCCAACCCACATGGCATTACGTGCAATGGCTGCGGGTTTATCAACACCCCCAGGGCGACCCTGACGACCGGTAAGCCGATCATCGAAAACGGCCAATTGAACCGCTATCAAGTGGATCAGGGCAGCGTCGCCATCGAAGGCGCGGGGCTTAACGCCACCAACGTCGACCGGTTCGAGATCATCACCCGCAGCGCGAAGATCAACGCCGAGATCCAGGCGAAGAACCTGACGATTGTTGCCGGGCGCAACGACGTCAATGCGGGCACCCTTAACGCCACCGCCCGTGCCGACGACGGCAGCGACAAACCGGAACTGGCCATCGACTCCTCGGCCCTGGGTGGCATGTACGCCGGCGCCATCAAACTGGTGGGCACCGAGGCCGGTGTCGGGGTGAAGCTGGACGGCAAGATGGTCGCCAGTGGCGGCGATATCCAGCTTGATGCCAACGGCCACCTGAGCATGGCCGAGACGGCCGCCGCCGGTGCCATCAACCTCCAGGCCCAAAGCCTGGAAACCCGCGGGCAGGTGTACGCCGGTAGCCGCTTGGACGTGAAGACTCAGGGCGACCTGACCAGCCAGAAAAACCTGGTGGCGCGCGACAGCATTCACCTGGACAGCGGCGGCACGCTCAGCAACAACGGCATCATCGAAGCCGGGGTCAATGTCGATAACAGCCGCAATACCACGGGCGATGTCACCCTCACGGCCAAGCAGCTGAACAACGGCGGCAAAACCGTCATTGCCAGTCGCGACCTGACTGTCACGGCCACTGCAGCACTGAACAACCAGGGCGGTACCCTCAGTGGTCAACGCAAGACCACGGTCACCGGCAACGTGGTGGATAACCGCAATAAAGGCCGCATCCTCGGCAACACCGAACTGCACCTGACCGCCGATCAGGTCCTGAACAGCCAGGGCGGCCTGATCAATAGCCAGGGCCTTCTGACGGCCAACCTGGGCCATCTGGAAAACAATGCCGGTGAGTTATCGAGCCTGAACAGCGCGACGCTGATCCTTGGCAGCCTGGACAACCTGACCGGCCTGGTCATGGCCGGCAAGAACCTGGACATCACCAACACCGGCGCGATCGACAATCAGGGCGGTGAACTGTCCAGCCAGGGCGTTGTGACCGTGCGCACCGGCAGCCTGGATAACCGCAACAAAGGCACTGTTGCCGCCAATGGCAAGTTGCTGGTCAGTGCGACCGGCGCGGTCAACAACGCCGACAAGGGCCTGATCGCCAGCCGTGAAGGCGTGCTCGAACTCGATGCCGCTAGCCTGGACAACGCCAAGGGCACTCTGCAAGGCAAGGGCCTGGTGACCGTGGATGTCGCGGGCGATATCGACAACCAGGGCGGTAGCATTATCGCCCAGGACGCCAAGCTGAGTGTCTTCGCGACCAACCTGGACAACCGCGGCGGTGTGCTGTCCAGCGTCAAGGCCGCGCTGGAGGCACGCATCAGCGGCGTGCTGAAAAACGGCTATGACGCCAATCGCCAGGGCGGCACCATCCAGGCGAAAGGCCTGACCCTCGATGCCCTTGCCGGGCTGTTCAACGACGGCGGGCGCATCGCGGCGCAAGCGGGGGACGCCAATCTCAACACCGGCAGCGCCAGTTTCAACAACAGCAATGGCGGCCTCTATGCCAGCGGCAAGGTTAAGGTCGACGGGCAGGACCTGGACAACAGCAATGGCCAGATCAGCGCGAAGCAGATCAGCCTCAACCTCAAGGGCGCGCTGAACAACACCCAGGGCATCATCGAGGCTGACGACAGCCTGGAAATCCTCGCCGCCAGCCTGCGCAACCAGAACGGCCAGCTGCGCACCCTGGGTCAGAACAGCACCACCGTCTTCACCCTCGGCGGCCTGTTCGACAACAGCAACGGCACCCTGGAAACCGTCAGCAACGATGTCGGCTTCAACATCGGCGGCCTGCAAAACCAGGGCGGCAACCTGTTGCACACGGGGACTGGCGCGTTCGGCCTGAGCCTGACGCAACTGGGCAACGCCGGTGGCCGCCTGGTCACCAATGGTTCCCTCACCCTTGAGGCTGACAGCTGGACCAACAGCACGTCGATCCAGGCCGGGCACCTGACCGTCAAGGTCAACCACTTCACACAGACCGCCACGGGCCAATTGCTCAGCGCCAACCGCTTCACCGGGCGCGGCGTCGACTGGCGCAATGACGGCCTGATCGGCAGCGATGGGCTGATCGATGTCCAGCTCAGCGGCCAGTACGCGGGCAATGGGCGCCTGAGCAGCCTCGGCACACTGGGCCTCAAGGCGGCCCTGATCGACCTGGAAAAAAATGCCAGCGTCGCCGGTGGCGGCACCACCACACTGCTCGTCGACGGCGTACTCAACAGCTATGGCCGCCTGACGTCGGCAGCGGGGATGAGCGTTACCGCAGCGGGCATCAATAACGGTGGCACGTTGGGCAGTGCCGGGAACCTGGCCATTCGCACCGGCGCGCTGCGCAACGAGAACGGCCTGATCTTCAGCGGCACCGACATGGGCCTGCAAGTCGACAGCCTGACCAACCTCAATGCCGACATCTACAGCCTGGGCAACCTGCGGATCGACCGCGATGGCCTGGGTGGTTTCGCCTCCAGCATCGTCAACAGCTCGGGTTCGCTGCAAAGCGACGGCAACATGAGCCTGGCGGCCAGCACGATCCAGAACGTGCGCACCGTGTTGACCACTCACGACGCCGGCATCTACACCGCCTCGATCAGGGAAGTCGCCTGTATCGAAGGCGTCAACGCCGGCGACTGCAGCGGCGGCAAGGAAAACCACGTCTGGCAGATCATCCAGCGCGACAAGTTCGAAGTCACCGCTGCCAGTGCCGCGTCCAGCATCACCACCGGCGGTAACCTGAATATCCAGGCCGGTGACCTGACCAACCGCAGTAGCAGCATCGGCGCCGGCGGCACCCTCGTCGCCAACCTCGACAGCCTGAGCAACATCGGCATCGAGACCGGCGAAACCGAAACCTCGCGCACCTTCATGTCCGAGCGTACTCGCAGCCCCGGCGGCTGGCGCGCCGCGGCAAATGACTTCACCAACAAATACTGGTTGCAGAGCCCAGGCTACAACGCCAACGACCTGGGTGGCCTTGAAGCCGCGATGAGCCGCTTCATCGGCATGACCGAGCGCGAAATCCCCTCGCTTGGCTCTCAGACAGCCACCACCGATAGCCAGACCTATGCCGCGATCATCCAGTCCGGCGGCCCGGTCGACATCCGCACCCGAGGCAACGCCGACAATAGCGTCGCCCGTGGCGGCTACCACTACGTCGGCGCAGGTCCGCGGACCGACACGAATGCCGATGGGAAATTCTCCACGCTGATCACCGTGAACAAACAGCTGTCACCCGACCTCGCCCAGCAACAGGTCAACCCGGTGGCCTTGCCCGGCTTCCTCCTGCCCACAGGGCAGAACGGCCTGTTTCGCCTCAACGAAGGCAACGACGCGCCGACCCAAGGCTCAGGGCTGACCCAAGTCCGCGGCCTGCCGGACAGCTCGTTCCGGACCAACCCGCAAAAGTACCTGATCGAAACCAACCCGGCGCTGACCGACATGCGCCGCTTCATGAGCTCGGACTACCTGCTGGCGAACCTGGGCTACGACCCCGACGTCGCCGCCAAGCGCCTGGGCGATGGTTTCTACGAACAGCGGCTGATCCAGCAAGCCGTCATCGCCCGCACCGGCCAACGCTTTCTCGACGGCCAGACCTCCGACGACGGCATGTTCAAGTACCTGATGAACAACGCCATCGCCAGCAAGGACGCGCTGAACCTGTCCCTGGGCGTCAGCCTCACCGCCGAACAAGTCGCGGCCCTGACCCACGACATCGTCTGGATGGAAACCCAGACCGTGAACAACCAACAGGTGCTGGTGCCGGTGCTCTACCTGGCCCAGGCCAACAATCGACTGGCGGCCAATGGCGCGCTGATCCAGGGCTCGGATGTCAGCCTGATCGCCGGTAAGCATCTGAACAATGCGGGCACCTTGCGTGCATCCAGCAACCTGACGGCGACGGCTGGCGACAGCTTGGTCAA
This genomic window contains:
- the katG gene encoding catalase/peroxidase HPI, which encodes MANESKCPFNHAAGGGTTNRDWWPNQLNLKILHQHSSLSDPMDEGFDYAQAFKSLDFQALKADLRALMTDSQDWWPADFGHYGPLFVRMAWHSAGTYRTGDGRGGAGSGQQRFAPLNSWPDNVSLDKARRLLWPIKQKYGRNISWADLIVLTGNVALESMGFKTFGFSGGRADVWEPDEDVYWGSENKWLGGDTRYGKPDKAAMQDPGDGQLVAEPGNEESRTDEGRNLENPLAAVQMGLIYVNPEGPEGQPDPVAAGLDIRETFARMAMNDEETVALIAGGHAFGKTHGAGPADNVGAEPEAAGLEQQGLGWKNTFGTGKGADTITSGLEVTWTTTPTRWSNNYLENLFGFEWELTKSPAGAHQWTPKNGAGAGIIPDAHDPSKRRNPTMLTTDLALRFDPIYEKISRRFLENPDQLSDAFARAWFKLIHRDMGPLSRYLGPELPNEELLWQDPIPAVDHPLVNDSDIAALKGKLLASGLSVSQLVSTAWAAASTFRGSDKRGGANGGRLHLAPQKDWAANQPEQLAKVLTTLETVRSEFNSAQADGKKISLADLIVLAGSAGVEQAAKNAGVSVTVPFSPGRMDASQAQTDVESFGFLEPIADGFRNYLKGRYRVPAEALLIDKAQLLTLSAPEMTALIGGLRVLNTNVGQTAHGVFTQRPEALTNDFFVNLLDMGVEWKPLSETQETFEARDRKTGQVKWTGTRVDLVFGSNAQLRALAEVYASSDAQAQFVKDFVAAWVKVMNLDRFDLK
- a CDS encoding ShlB/FhaC/HecB family hemolysin secretion/activation protein, whose protein sequence is MFSAAHWARLCLAFLCLSPLTLAYAAPTPGDTDLIRERQDRLLEEQRRRLEQLKDLPGKSAAPQAPAAPVDTRCFPIKTIELKGADALSEGERQRLLKPYLNQCLGVPQLNQLLKVITDHYLEKGLVTSRAYLPQQDLSSGHLQVLVVEGRLEGLKGAEGSGLSERELAMSFPGKSGDLLNLRDIEQMVDQLNRLPSNQATMELTPGQNIGGSEVLVKNTPQKPWRVGLSRHNDGQKSTGEQQWGTSLDWDSPLGLADQLAVRGGHDAVSDHQKTSRNAMLYYNLPFGWWNASYTYSQSEYRSVVAANGFNFKQTGDSQNHQLRLERVIHRDAVSKTSLNTGLAYLRTNNFVAGSKLSESSNRITEAQFGINHGRRIGNAFVNFDLGMQDGIGALDAQGDHDPDRGQPDARYRKYTATLSYLQPFMLGGESFSFSSLMTGQRSEDPLFSPQRMSLGGLSSIRGYKDQTLSGDSGGYWRNDLRWSRPVTLEWLRPVFAEYGTSLGYDLGVIRGNHYNDDEHGRVSSNSVELFARGEHLSASVTFAHSLERPDALTEREAPIYFRVDAFF